Within the Cydia strobilella chromosome 25, ilCydStro3.1, whole genome shotgun sequence genome, the region GGCGTTGTGTAGATCAAGCAAATGAACCTTTATAAGACTGCGTTTgcaacctttttagggttccatacctcaaaagtaaaaaacggaacccttataggatcactcgtgcgtctgactgtctgtctgtgtctgtccgtctacagcctattttctccgaaactactggatcaattaggttaaaatttggtacacatatgtatgtttgtgacccaaagatggacatgtaacgtaaacaaataaaatttaaacatggggaccacttttgcggggtaaatgagaaaattaaaaaataaagtttttcaaactatatcgcgttacatatcaaatgaaagagctcattgtgagaaactcaaatatattttttttataattttaggataaacagtttagaagttatttaagaaaatatacaaaaaatgaccatcccccccccctttatttccaaaactactgggtctaaaattttgaaaaaaatacacaaattagttctttacctatacatcacaggaaaacctattacaaatgtgtcgtcaagcgtgagtcggaattAATTACTtgatttttgatccgacccccacgggttttttaaagacaacacttacatttcacataaaaaatacattgttttaattgtgtaatgtacggaacccttggagcgcgagtccgactcgcacttggccggtttttttttcttctctttAGAATGTTCCAAAAATCGTATCTGTCTGAATACTTATTCTAAGGTCTCGCATATAAAACTCTCATGCCAGTGCCTTAAACGTCTGTCTAAGACATTTAGTTAGCTACATTGCGGACTTATGAGCTACAATACAACCAATTCAGCTGATCGATCAAATACCGCAACGTAAAGAAATTCGTATACGAGTGTTCGTACTGCCTAAGTGGGCCTCGAATCATTAATCCCGTAATGCTGTTAATAACGGCATAGGTTTGAAACGTATGTTTGTACAGAATACGAGCGCGAGCGAAGACGCGCTCCCGCGGCCGGCGGCTACgtgcccgccgcgcccgccgcccccgccgcccccgccgcccccgccgcccccgccgcccCGCCGCCCAACAAGATCGACTACAACGCGTACAGGGAGAAGAGGGAGAGGGACGAGCGCGAGCGAGCGAGACAGCAACAACAGCCGCAGCCGTCCGCGGCGCGGCAGCCAGGGTTAGTTGCCATTGCCACGTTTGTACAGAATACCCGCCCGCCGTGCCTGACAAGATCGACGACCCCGAGAACGGGTGTGTACCTACTGCTCGTTTCTTGTTTCACTCTTATTCGTGTCGTCTCACCCTTCTCATATTGGGTCGGGTTTTTGCCGTGACTCGATGAGTGTGTATAGGCGGCATAAAGGGAGAGAGGGGAAAAATGAAGTAAAATTTGTCGATTTTGTGACAAATCTTTTTTAAAACGTGGTTCTTTAGTGTCTTATAACGTCCCGTTTTCCCCTCAGGCAACAGCAGCCCTCGGCCCGGCCCGCGGCGCCGCACCACCGGCCGCACCACCACAAGCCGCCGCCCTGGCCGCACCACAAGCCGCCTCACAAGCCCGCGCTGCCAACCCAGCCCGCatccgcccccgcccccgcgcaggcacccgcgcccgcccccgcgcctgcccccgcgcccgcccccgccgcGCCTGCGCGCACGCGCCCGCCCTCCCTGTTCTCCCCCGACAACTCCACCGCGCCCGCGCAGGCCGCCCAGCGCCCcgccgcccgcccgccgccctCGCGCCGCCCCGAGCCGCGCCCGCAGCCCCCGccccccgccgccgcgcccgcccccgcaCCAGCACACCCCACCCCCGCGGCCGCCCCCGCCTCCCCGCGGCGCGTCGTCCGCGACATGCAGCCGCCCGCCATCCTCTCCCCCTTCTCCTCgccccccgccgccgccgccgcccccgcgCGCGACCATCCCCCGCGGCCGAGGCAGCGCGTGCAGTCCAACTCCGAACCCGAGCTTGTCCCGGTGGTTAAAAAACTCGACGAGACTCCCGGCTATGAAAATGTCATCCGCGACTCCCAGCGCGGCACGTCTATTCGAACGAAGCCGCAGGAGCATCGTCGGCCCGAGCCCGCCCCCGCACCCGCGCGCTCGCTGAACGGCATCGAAACGGACCCCACCCTAGTATCGAATCTACTTAAAGAGAGTCTCGCTAAGCCGGCGCCTATAACCGTCGCGACCGAACGCAAATCACCAGCAGTCGAAGTCAAACGGGAGCCCGTTGTAGAACCAAAGCGGGAACCCATCGAGCCGGTAGTTGAAGTGAAACGTGAGCCGGAACCGGCTCCGGTGGTACCTCAGATCGTCCAACCGGTCGCCGAGGACGTGCCCGACCACAAACAtaagaaagaaaagaagaagaaggagaaaCACAAACATAAAGACCGGGACAAGTCGAAGGAGGAGAGAAAGAAGCATAAAAAGGATAAGGAGCGGGAGCGAAAGGAGGGAAGAAAGGAGAGCCCGCCACCGGCGCCGGCGGAGCCCGCGACGGACGGGGCGCTGAGAATAACTATACCTCGCGAGAAGCTAGCCAGCAGCCCCGGTTTGAAAATCAAGATTCCAAAGGAGCGGTtagcggcgccgccgccgccgccgcaagcGGCAGGCCTCAAGATCAAGATCTCCAAGGAAGTGCTGGAGACGTCCCGCAAGCGCGCCGGCCCGGAGCCCtcgggcgccgcgccgccgcacaAGCTGGCGCGCCACAACGGAGCGCCGCACCCCAAGGTAGGCTGGACCCGTCCTCCCCCCGCCGTCCCCCGGCTCCCCTACTACATGGTGCGCCCGCCGCCCCCGCTCTACTACAACATGGGCATGGGCATGGGCGGCATGGTGCCCATGGACGGCTACTACTACGGGCCGCCGATGGGCGTGTACCCCGCGCCCCCGGGGCCGCCTGCCCCCCCTGCGCCCCCGGGGCCCCGGCAGCCGCCCCTGCCCGCGATGCCCCCGCCAGTTGTACCGCCCCCGCCACCGGAATGATGAATGTGTACTAATTATACTGAGGCTTTTTGCTTGGCATAATTTCATTTGACATAACTGTAACGTAACATtccttaggcccacttgcaccatcccactaacccggggtgaagcggttaacccagtgttaaattgtattggtaaccatggtaactccaggtttaaccggttaacccggggttagtaggatggagcaagtggcccttatatgtatacctactactGTTTATGGTTGTAATGACATGTTATGATAACTTTATAAAAATGATCGAATCCGAAGGTAAATCATCTGTACTTTAAAGTATTTCATTCAATATtcctaaataaacaatatttcatgaCAAAATCTATTTGCCAATGAAATTTACCGTGTATTTATAAAAAGTTACTATGAACAGCTGAATCTagctattatatttatatcattatAATGAAATTCAAGAATGTTGTTTATTTACTTTCTCTGcgatacttaaaactaaacttattttGAGCTCCAGTtatgtcaaataaaattatggcaAGTATGAGGCCCAAAACACAGCATGTTTATTGAGTACTCTACTTTCAAACTCTAAGTCTAGTAGAATGTTGTACaaatttgatataaatatatatatttacacgtTTCTAATAAGGCTAAGTTTAACTGCCTTAAATCATGTTACTTATTAATTAGTAGTCATAGGTTCGGTTTAAAGACGTACAGTGGAATTTGATAGATCTCTTAAcgaaatactaataatatatgtattacatCCCTAGGCAGTAAAGTAAGAAATGCCTGAAATCACATGCAATTGTCAGCCGAGGCGAAGCCGAGGTCGAAAAACATGTGATCTGAGGCTGTCTTATTTACTGCCGagatgtttataatatttttctgcTCGACGGAGCCGGAAagcggcaacttcgtttagcgCAGCGGGCCGAAAGTTGACAGGTGACAGTTGGAGGGCAGAAAACTCTATTTCCAATCAATTCTCACCACTGTTCGTTTATATATTGTTGGATAAAAAAGGATGTATGCTCTGTACATTGCACAAATAACATCAAAATACTCGTAacgttttataatataaaacttaCTATACATTGAATGTATaatctaaaatatttaatattattatacaatattataacagaCTTGTTACATTTTAAAGTAACTGCACTTTACATAGTTGACTAATGGtgaatacataaaataaaaacatttctcATGTTTTCTATATGCTTTCGAACAAGTGATATGATATGAATAATGAACATGACCAATCATTGTTTCCGACTATATCATATTTTACTGTTTAACTATTACAATGTGGgagtaataaaaacaatataaaacaatCATTATAACGTGGTCGTGATCatatacatacgagtatatatatatatacttatggctttatttataaacgcgttactggcctgaattagctatgaatcgtttgtctttatctgtcattttgacttatgaattcgtaagaaagggataaagcataatttaactaaatcaggcccataaagttttatgaataagggggataATGTTTTATTCTGCAACAATTCATAGTTTATCGAAAATAAAACCTGCTATTCTTGTACTAATATTTACTCTATTCTGCTTTATATAtcgaatataatattattaatgtgtATCCTTAATCTTATCTACCTTAATACTATATCTTTCACGTTTATATAAATTGACGTTTGTTagtatactatatatttatcatattttatattCCATTTTTCGATTGTTACTCATGTTTAAAGTATTCTAGAAATATCTGTGCAATGTATATAACACAGGTAGGTAGCGGCTACTAAATAAGTTATTAGATCacaatataatgtatgtatacatatctttatttattatttctataaaattaataggataacaTCGAATTTACTAATAAAAGTTGTGGAAAAATTTAGGTGATCTTAAAATGTGACTAGTATATTGTTAAATTATATGCAGAACTATAAACgcattttttgcaaaaaaaaaaaacaaatagaacaatataattaggtataaaatatattgtgAAAAATCGATTATGTCACAATAGAAGATCTCTTGTGTTATATTTTGAACTGGctgaaataataatttacttttttatacataaaataatattctcGCACCAATATGTTTTCTCGTCATAACATTTTACATTGTGCTTTATTTGCTAATTGCTATTTCATTGAAATCATTACCACCATTTCAACTTATAAGCTATATTTCCCAGGAAAATACCGAAATATTTTCgagttaactatttatttaaaaaaacaagggCCTGTGGAAATACATGACATACGAAATAAACAAGTGAAGATGGAATATTTTGTGCCTTGCTTGCTCAATGATATAtttgtcgccaaaagcgactaaaaatactagtgagtgtaacCATAGTgagctaaatattttgaaatatgtctcacgatagtttaattccgatgatatatttctatttattttcaaaCCCTCCTTTCTATTTTCTGTCCATCAGTCTGCTTATTTATCTAATACACATGCAGGGTATCTGCATATTTATATTCAAAAGAATTTTAGTACGTCGTAAGAATATCGGTGTTCgtcatcatatatttatatgtgtcTATTGCATGTTATATACATGAGTTATATCGTGTacacataatatttatatttacacatttataataagtGTTATGATATTGTAGCTTTCTTATACagtttaaaatatgatttacccTGCATTTAATCATATAATACCTATTGTGTACAAATCAGTCTTTGAACATACTACTAAGAACAAACTGAAAATAAGTTAGTGAATCCCTTAGATCAAGATCTcctcaattttaatattttaagagAATATTGGTGATTTCAGCCAGCCGCTCACTTGACCTAAGGACATTAAATGTCAATTTCTAAATAgagtaaataaaactatagcAACTGAGGCATATAATATATAGAATATAGTATAAACAATGCATATGGTAATAATTTTCAACATTCcttagtttatttatattatgctgCGCGTTAAAACGCAAACATTATTTATGTTCGAGATCGGTTCTCCATTCCAATTTTATGCTATAGAGTTAAGATCATCTTATATTTATCacttacaaattttaattatatacaatatatttaaatataaagtcAAAGCTAGTTTGCCTGCGTGTATAGCTTGTCTTAACCTGAACATTACCATATCAgctttaatttaaagtaaaaagcgtattctattttatattaaaatataaactatattaAATAGCTAAGTTAAACTAATGCTTGCTCAAGaacataaaaatgtaaaaaagaaaacagGGTCTaaatgaatgttccttttaatAACTGCTTTCGTGTTTTGCtataaaatgttatacaaaATGTTACTAGTGTTAAAAATGCTAAATGTCTCGAAAAATATTCACTTGTTAAAAGAAAAATTTAGGTATTTGATGAACACTTTTTAAAATCTCATTTGGTTctcacaattttataaattgacaGTTGGTAcacatataaaatatgttttttaaatgtGACTTTTTTAAGTTCTGACTTGCACACTCATTGTTAATACTGAAGAATTAGaggattaaatatttatttttgttaatgtgatttaatgtgGATTGCCgaactaaaaatatcaacatcAACAGTCTTAAAACTTTAAATTCTTATTCCTtccattcatttatttcagtaatttaaataaatgtttggtgTTTTTCTCTTATCTTATcgcaaacttatattttatcaaaatcaaaacccaataaaaatcgcgaaaaaaatgtgtCGTGCATGAGCCTTGCTAGTTCAGCAGTTCACaataaattctttttttaaatatattcttgACAGTTGGTGCCATTCCTGTTACCATTTTATAGTGtagaaatgttaaaaatatagttattttttgACGATTTTTTGAAAAAGTACTTAATTAGACgtctaaataatttataactattttgttacaataaatatataatagatGTTTTTAGTGTGGCTTGTAAATATTAGTTTTAATGTTTGATTGAGATTATCATTacgaatttcatttattttatttaataatttcattagTATTACatagttattatttgtatttagttactTTATGTAGTTGATTTATTGAAATttgatttttgttaaaaagttttattaaaacttgtaattttttatatactaTCTTTTGAATTATATCTCCATCCAGACACATCCAAGCGTCAGAAAAAGGTGTGTGTATACATATCCACACATCCCTAAAACATATAACAATACAATGCTGAAGAAATGTATTACaatatatagtaaaaaaatgtcattattaattttgatttgagtAAATATTgaaaagcaacatacaataaatTACCTGATATCCATTTTAAAAgtcttttataaaattatgtttaactGAATACActtctatacattttttttttggtcaggagcgaaaaaaatgttaatgcatTAAGCGAATGTTATgtcttattataatatgtataatttacacgtagttttaaagttttaagtaCACTGTTTATGCATGATGTGTTGCTAACATTATCACTGTTATATAAATTACGGCACCTTGTTTATTCATCGTTTTATCACTATTTTGGCGGTTATTTTACCGGCGACCAATAATCGAAATTGCTCAATAATTGcctttttgataatttttaggGCTCAAACCCAGACTAACACTGTGTGTTATTTAATCTCGTCGCCCGTAAAATAAATGCCATTGGCtgttatatttatgtttttcttGTGTTGTTTTACGTTGGCTTAtaatgtaaaacttaaaaatcgATTATAAGCCAACAAGATCATTATGTATTAAATGTAACAGCTAAAAAGCTTGTGCGGCCTGTGTATATCGTACCTTGCGGGGCTGAAAACCGTTGCAAATTTTCAAATTCACGTTCCATTTTTAAATGACAGATTTAAAAATTAACGTTAgatttataaatttgtaaaattgGCTACACATAATCGCTGGGTCTTCCGCTTACGAACCCTGGTGGCGGGTGGGATTTGCACTTTGGATATACATTTTATGGTCCAAACTGTAAATATGTACAAACTGGCGGTGGGATTGCGTTGAGGAGTTCCGCACACGACGTATAATTGAAACTAATGAAATGCTTGCAAGAATCTTTTAGAACTACTAAGTTAGGGTAAATTATACTGATTGTCCCCTTTCGTTTCTTCCTGATTTTAAGGTACCTAACCGTAGTCATTTTATTGGGCATATGAATAAGATCACCTGATTTGTTTTTATGAACCCTTATGATCTGTcattatttaaagctaattgCATTGGAGCGAAATTCATTACAAAAATAGCACCTGCTTCTAAACTTCTAACAGTACCCTATATGAATCATTACATCTTTAATTGATAAAATGATTTACTTTATATCCAATCTTATGCGCTCTTTTtcaatgtataatttttcataattaatcaGTAAAATGCCACGACAAcggttaaaatttatatttaacgaTTGCCTATAAAAGATTCTTGCACGCCAAAAAAAAGTTATGGATTAAAATAAAGTATCACTGATTTTAGGACGAAATATGACCATTTATAGAATGCATTTCTAGAGACCAagacaaaatttactttggCCACTACGCCAATCGATCTTTTCTTTTCTAAAATATAGCTGATTGAGTCTCTAAAAGAATTTCAAAACGTTCAACTGGCAAAATAATTAAAGCGCTAACTGGTTTAAAacaatcttaataaaaaaaaaacgatcacgTCCCACAGATAAATTCACGATAAACTGTTGTAATAAATCAAGCCAGTAAATCCAGTAATACTCTCAACTCAAATTCATATAACATTTGAGAGCAGTTAATACGaacaaatttattagaattcATACTAGAATTCATTCGGACAGGACATTTCGGAAATAGAACCcgtccaagctaactttgcggTGACAAAGTGTGATGTGCCATTACTAacttcatattttcataggatTTTGACGTTTCTGATGGCCTATTACACTTGCAAAGCGCAGAGTTAACTTGGTCAGACTACCATGTAAAATTCCGTCAAACAGCaaaagtacagtcaagtgtaaaaatttgAGTTCATACaccatattaaaaaatatgtcccatttTTGAGTAAGGTGTggacacccatatttttacacttgactgtagtctgcatcttctcaaatgactttttcgcctaagacggtaaACTGTTAAgaaaaagccattgttccttttgcgTGAGCGGttgcccattgtgtaccattaagtctgagcgcgtgctacggcgcgtgccattgtcagataCCATGgaacacaatgggcgaccgctcgcacaaaaggaacaatggcttttgtttaacagattaccgtcttaggcgaaaaagtcatttgagaagatgcagactatacaaaCTTGAATAAACTCGCTAATTTTCCTGGTACCTACGCTTTAATATTTTTGCCGGCACGTTTCTCTACTTTTGTGACACAAGCCCACCGCCAGCAGCCCCGGAACGACGACACACGGCGCTCACCCCACGCTCGTTTTCAGGTGGAGTCGCTGGGCAACGGGCACAAGTGATGTGATGGCTGCAGCGTGTGTCGACGTTTCGACCTCTTACGGACCTCACTAGCGTATAAAAGTAGCGGCTacgccgccattttgttttcacACCCTGTCGAGCGTCAGCGCGAAAACATAACCTCAAAAAACGCAGACGCTCCACGGGTTACAAGGTTGGAGCCTTATAGGTTCATAAGCCTAAGTTAAGCTCAGTTACGTCTGCTTTTGTGCTTTTTGGGTTGCCAGCGTTAACATTGGTATTTACGTTGGGACActaacatttattcataaagcactaggtgattactgattacattaataaataaatcgtgCTAACGTTTGGCGGTatgcaaaacattttttttatatgtcacTAAATACATGTTATGCATTTAAAAGTGCAAGCAATCTATTTATAGCTAGTAATTACACATTGTACTAATGTGAAagatattatttcatttttaagagCGCAATACGCAGGCGTGACTTGATGCTTCActattttgaatttgaaagACGGTTTTGGCTCGAGTTGTGCGCGGGTTTGATTTTGGAATGCAAAGTATTGGACGGCAGTTGGCTAATCGCGAGCGCCCTCGCTCGCTATTGGTCGAAATTGCGCGCCGTGATTGGTTCTTGTAACTTGACGGTTATTAACGGTTATTGTAAAAGTGTTTGTAACATACTTATGGTGTGACTTCATTTTCTATGCTAATTATAAAAAGATGTGTTGTTAAGGACTCCCGTCCAGTGTATGTTCTGTAACGTCTTTTtatatttggcatcaaaaatGGATACGCGCCTAGCTTAAGGATTAAGGACCAGGTTATATGACACTAATTCTAGATATCTTTGAGCACTActtagttttaataaaaaatcacaGCCATTATGCCTTTTTAATAGGTTAAGTCGTTTGACACGAAAGAAGAATATTTAAATACCAAAGGTTGTTATTTTTACATTAGTAGAATTCATGAAGAAAACTGGCAATACTAATTTTATCctaaaattttctttaaaatattttatgtattctTAAAGTATGGTTTCGAAATTATAACTATTGGATTATTAACCATGTTCATCCAAGGTACACATAATTTTGGAATAAAATAAGTGACATAACACTCTTTGTTACCGCGGtaaaaaatccaaaaagttTAACATTGTCTTACTGATTAATAAAGTGGATATTTGATTTAAAGAATAAGAAACAGAAATATGCTGTGTTCTACatgtacatttataaatattacacgaaaaggTTATTTTCGAAAACGATTTGATTTGGATTTTCAATAAGATTAGAAAAATTTGAAGTTTGAGTGATCCTTTAGttagatttttatgtttttaaacttttttattgATGATGAGAAGATATACgtatgattaattgattatagCTGGCCAGTGGAAGCCCATTTTAATAACGTATCTGTACTGATTATTTACGTTTAAGTTTTAattctcacatttttttaaataaaacaattatgaGTGCAAGAAACCAGTATGAGAGTGACAAGATATGCTATGTTAGGCTATCTTTAAAAAACTATCGCACTTATTGGGGTCTTGTAGTGCAAATTGACATTTTATAGATAGTTGGCTGTAATAAGGTTTGTGCGGATAGCAAAGTTATGTGCAGTGGAATGACAATGACACTTGTTAAATAGTTTGTATAATGTAATATACACAAATACTAGAAGCGACACTTTTGCTCTGCTTAGGATAGGGTCAGATTTTAGAATAAAACATTACTTACACTGAGCCAAAATCGTCTAGAAGAAAGGTCGATTTTTAAAGCATTTTAATCGTACGTTTATCTAATATCAAATAAAGCAAAtgggatataatttagataCTACGGTTAAAATGTTCTGAAATTAACCCCAGTAGCGTTGCAAATTTATCTGAGCTATATATGCACTTGACCCTATGGACTATCAAATAAATGCTATAACtgttaaaatatacataagaTCCATTATTCTATGTTTACTTTAACTCCGATAACTTTGTCACGTTTTAACGTCTATCATCAGCCATATTGTTTTCACCGTGAGATACACATATTACGAAATTACCTAGCCATCACTGCTTTGTATGCaaaatgtatacaattttaatatgttGTGAATCGGTATATTGTATGGTTGGATGCTGGACTACTTAGGTAAATACGGCTTATATCGCCGTCCTCTACCCTAAGGTATACGGgtgcttaaaaattaaaaatgtatgtcaGTGAATATTATGTAGTCACAAGAAGCGTGTAAGAAGATTAAGCGTtggtttaattttttcttttctGTGGCAACACCGCTGGCATATGTTTTTTCATACTGGCCGAATACGAATCGTGAGatagcaagaaaaaaaaaggacaAAATTGATAGAAATTTTTGTATCTGGCGATTTGTTCGCGGCCTACAGACTGTTTTGTAAATAGAtaagcattattattatttaaatttaattagaaaTAGCGCATCTCGGTTATTAATTCAGAGCGATATTGTTAGATTAATGTTATTAAGAACTTGGAATCTGTAGTTAACTGTATATGGGTTGTCGCAGTGTacagtcatttttttttaagtccatTTTAGTACTTAGTTATTTTGACGAAATCGTGAAGTAGTAAGTGTGTATGTCAATTGAATTTTAAAAGGAAACACACTATTATGTAGCTACCCTTGTTTATGtagttgtattttttaagtgaGTGAaggattattttaataatttttgggCGCAAATATTATTAATGGTGAAGTATTGTGACATTTTTATATGCCTCATCTCTGTCGCTcgataattattttaacatcgCGTTCCTGTTTCAATGAATTCCAAAAATGaacgaatttttaaatttttacggaTATCTAGTTACTGTAAACCTCTTTCAACTTATTGTGATACCTGAGAAagttgttatagaaaatatagaaatactctttattgcacacctcaatacagAAGACAATACGTTGAATACAGCAACATAAGTAGAgataaacaacaggcggtcttatcgctaaaagagcgatctctttcaGACAACTTTTAGTAAGcggaaattaattaattagtaggTGTTCCAGATGCATTAAGAGGAACTACCTGATTTTCTATTTAATTTCCATTGTCGTGCTGACATAATATGTATGGCAATAATtcaagccccccccccccccc harbors:
- the LOC134752795 gene encoding cyclin-T isoform X3: MAGGQEKWYFSKDQLQNSASRKCGLDADKELAYRQQAANLIQDMGQRLQVSQLCINTAIVYMHRFYAFHSFTQFHRNAIAAAALFLAAKVEEQPRKLEYVIKVAHVCVHRGEGVGALTTDQYQEQAQDLVFNENVLLQTLGFDVAIDHPHTHVVRACHLVKAPKDLAQTSYFMASNSLHLTTMCLQYRPTVVACFCIHLASKWSNWAVSIPQSNEGRHWFSYVDRTVTSDLLERLTAEFLHIFDKCPSRLKRKMMERNSNSGSSPHSNAAHGSSSAQQRPSLPNDDFDKSFDKEYERERRRAPAAGGYVPAAPAAPAAPAAPAAPAAPPPNKIDYNAYREKRERDERERARQQQQPQPSAARQPGQQQPSARPAAPHHRPHHHKPPPWPHHKPPHKPALPTQPASAPAPAQAPAPAPAPAPAPAPAAPARTRPPSLFSPDNSTAPAQAAQRPAARPPPSRRPEPRPQPPPPAAAPAPAPAHPTPAAAPASPRRVVRDMQPPAILSPFSSPPAAAAAPARDHPPRPRQRVQSNSEPELVPVVKKLDETPGYENVIRDSQRGTSIRTKPQEHRRPEPAPAPARSLNGIETDPTLVSNLLKESLAKPAPITVATERKSPAVEVKREPVVEPKREPIEPVVEVKREPEPAPVVPQIVQPVAEDVPDHKHKKEKKKKEKHKHKDRDKSKEERKKHKKDKERERKEGRKESPPPAPAEPATDGALRITIPREKLASSPGLKIKIPKERLAAPPPPPQAAGLKIKISKEVLETSRKRAGPEPSGAAPPHKLARHNGAPHPKVESLGNGHK